A stretch of DNA from Arachis hypogaea cultivar Tifrunner unplaced genomic scaffold, arahy.Tifrunner.gnm2.J5K5 arahy.Tifrunner.gnm2.scaffold_134, whole genome shotgun sequence:
CAACAAGGTGGAAATTCTCGTATTCTGTATGTACATGTTCCTGCGGCTCGGATGAGTATTCTTGTTTATATCGCTATGGCTATAAACACTTTCTTATTCCTATTAACAAAACATCCCCTTTTTCTTCGCTCTTCCGGAACCGGTACAGAAATGGGtgctttttttacgttgtttacCTTAGTTACTGGGGGGTTTCGGGGAAGACCTATGTGGGGCACCTTTTGGGTGTGGGATGCTCGTTTAACCTCTGTATTCATCTCGTTTCTGATTTACCTGGGTGCACTGCGTTTTCAAAAGCTTCCTGTCGAACCGGCTCCTATTTCAATCCGTGCTGGACCTATCGATATACCAATAATCAAGTCTTCAGTCAACTGGTGGAATACATTGCATCAACCTGGGAGCATTAGCCGATCTGGTACATCAATACATGTTCCTATGCCCATTCCAATCTTGTCTAACTTTGCTAACTTCCCCCTCTCAACCCGTATCTTGTTTGTTCTGGAAACACGTCTTCCTATTCTATCTTTTCTCGAATCTCCTTTAAGGGATGAAATAGAAGCTCGAGAAGGAATAGCAAAACCTAGTTGACTTCCCAGCTCAAACTGAACGCGATGTAATCAAACTTATAGCTGACGCCGTAGAGAAAGCCCATATGCGAAGTGGAAAAAGTAGGAGTAGACATTGGAATAAGAGCTGTTGTCGGACGTTCATCAGTAACCGGTGTGATGTTAGCAATGGAATGCGTATCCGCTGTTCTC
This window harbors:
- the LOC140183450 gene encoding putative cytochrome c biosynthesis ccmC-like mitochondrial protein; this encodes MSLSLLQPSFLMSKTRSYALILIGSRLFLTAMAIHLSLRVAPLDLQQGGNSRILYVHVPAARMSILVYIAMAINTFLFLLTKHPLFLRSSGTGTEMGAFFTLFTLVTGGFRGRPMWGTFWVWDARLTSVFISFLIYLGALRFQKLPVEPAPISIRAGPIDIPIIKSSVNWWNTLHQPGSISRSGTSIHVPMPIPILSNFANFPLSTRILFVLETRLPILSFLESPLRDEIEAREGIAKPS